CTGTCCGACAAAATACGCCTTGTTACCTGCACGTTCAAGCATTTTCAGCACCTGCAATGCCTGCTCGGGAATATTCAGCGTCTGTCTTTTAACAGCCAAGTACGGTCACCTCTTGTTGTTTATTTATCTGGGTATCCCCAGCCGTCCACGCCGCTCTTCCTGAGTGCCGTGAACATTCTGAGCTTGAAGCCCTTGTCCTTATGCTCCATATCCCTTAAAAACTCTTTTGTTTTCTGCCTTGACGTTGTCTTATCCGCAGGGCAGACCGACTTCACGATTTCAAGATTATTACGGTTGCAGGCGGATAACACCTGTGACTCAGGCGCAAGCACAAGCGGTCGGATAACCGTTATATCCTTGCGGTCAAGGTGGGTCTTAGGCGAAAAACATCCTATCCTGCCCTCGTTGAACAGGTTCATTATAAATGTTTCGATAACATCGTCATTGTTATGTCCTAGCGCCAGTTTGTTACAGCCTGCCGCCTTTGCCGCATCGTGAAGCGCACCTCTCCTCATATTTGCACACAGCGAACAGGGGTTAGGCTCTTTTCTTATGTCGAATACTATCTCGCCTATCTGCGTATGAACAAGGCTGAAAGGCACGTCCAGCTTTTCGCAAAGCCTTGCCACCGCATCATAGTTATTCGGCACACCGTTGAAACCGGGGTCAATCGTGACAGCCGTTATGTCATAATCAAACTCCGCAAACCTTCTCATTTGCGCAAGTCCGGCAAGCAGAACAAGGCTGTCCTTGCCGCCGGATACTCCCACTGCGATTTTGTCGCCCTTTTGTATAAGGTCGAAATCCTGTACGGCTTTTCTTATATATCCCAGTATCTTCTGCATTATTTCTTATCCTTTTTGTTCTTGCCGAATCTGAAATAATTCTCACGGTACTTTATCGGGATATTCAGCTTTCTGCTCAGCACCATTACGGTTGCATCCGAAGCGATGGTCAGCGCAATGAAGATTATGCAGATAACATAAGCCGTATTATTATTTGTAACTATTGCTACACCTGCCGCTCCTGCGGCGATCAGTGCAAACAAAAAACGTGTTTTCTTGAATATTCCCAGAGCAAGCTCCAAAAACACTCCTCCTTTATATCGGCATTAATCCTCGCCGAGCTTCAGCGCCTTGTTGATATTTATCTTTCTGATAATAGCACCGAGTATCGCAAATCCTCCGAGAAGCATTATCGCAATAAGTATATACATCTTAATGTAGTCTGCCTGCATTGCCGCTACTCTGTACGGCGGTATCTGCTCGTTTACATTATACATATACTGGAACAGCGGTACAAACAGGTCGCTTGTAACTCCGCCTATGATAAATGCGCAGATTATTGAAACACCCGATACCAGAAGCTGTTCATATCCCAGTATTCCTATTATCTCACCGAATGAAACGCCCATAGCCCTTAAAATACCGAACTGCAGCGTCCTGCCCTTTATGGACAGTATCCAGTAAATAAGGAAGCCGATTATAGTCATTACCATTATGATTATAAATCCGAGCGTCAGCGCACCGTTCATACCCTGCAGTGAAGGATCCGTCTTTTCGCTTATCAGCATCTGTGAGCTGTCCTTCACGCTTTCGAGCGGCAGCATAGACTCCTCTATACTCTTGTAAAGGGCTTCGCTTGTTGCGCCGTCTTTCATCTTGAGCCATATCTGATAAGGCTCAAGCTCTGTTCTCGCCCTTACATAATTATAATTCATTACCGCAAAGTCGCACTCGTTGGGGTTAAGTCCGGGCCAGTAGTCAACTATAGCCATAACAGTGGTATCAAGGCTGTCGTTTCCGCCCCACTTGAACGAGATTATATCGCCCTGCGAAACATTCGACTTTTCCGCAAGTCCTCTTGAGATTATAACGCCGGAACGGCTCTCTACAAGAGCGTTGCAGTAGTTCCACCAGTGGATAGGCAGAAGATCGTTTCTGAACCACGCCGTCTGTGCGAATTTATCAGGTTCTATTGCCATAAGCGTAAGATCTGCAACATTCTTGTTTGCAATTCTCAGCTTTACATTATCGTTTACAAGAACTTTTGTGGCAATCTCCACACCGTCAAGCGCCTCATAACGTGAAAAGTCGGTTTCGACATAGGCGCTTGAGCCGCCCTCCTCCGAGGTCGAAAGCGAGTATTCCGTCATTACGACATCTGCACCGTTCTCATAATAAATCCTGTCGCTTATATTGTTGTTTATAGCTCTCGCCGTATTCGCCGAGAACAGACCGAATGAGAAGGTCATTACAAGGAACAGCATAAGGAAACGCTCCTTGCCGCCCTGTGAACGGCACACGGTGGTTATAGCCATATACTGTGAGGGTGTCCAGAACGGACGCAGTACATAATACACAAGCCTTAAAAGATACGGATAGATACGGATAAACAGCAGACCGAAGCCCAGTATCATAAGCGTTGAGAATATGAACAGAAGCGGGTCAAGCTCGCCTGTCGCTTCAAAAGTACCCTCAGCTATAGAATTTGTGATATTAGTTGTGTAGAAGTAAAGGAAGCCGAATGACACCGCAAGAAGTACAATATCAACACCGCACTTTTCCCACAGCGACATCTTTACGACCTTTGTCCTGCTCTGCTTATACTGTACGATAGTCAGCTTTGACGCAGGGATAATCGGTATCATTGTGGTGAGGAAGAATACCACTACCGCAAGCAGTGCGTAAATAATGCTTATTCCGGTTATCTTTGCGGCAATTCCCGTGCGGTTTACGAACTCTAAAAATCCGTTTGATACTCCGAGGAACTG
This window of the [Eubacterium] siraeum genome carries:
- a CDS encoding tRNA 2-thiocytidine biosynthesis TtcA family protein, encoding MQKILGYIRKAVQDFDLIQKGDKIAVGVSGGKDSLVLLAGLAQMRRFAEFDYDITAVTIDPGFNGVPNNYDAVARLCEKLDVPFSLVHTQIGEIVFDIRKEPNPCSLCANMRRGALHDAAKAAGCNKLALGHNNDDVIETFIMNLFNEGRIGCFSPKTHLDRKDITVIRPLVLAPESQVLSACNRNNLEIVKSVCPADKTTSRQKTKEFLRDMEHKDKGFKLRMFTALRKSGVDGWGYPDK
- a CDS encoding ABC transporter permease → MFTLLWRKMRNTKWMVLCLFIGFLLAAGMMSTIPIYMDASLQRMLIKDMEQYQIDNNKYPGLYSVTKTLQITADTNAQQATIDDVVSKSDSRINAIGIASENSKTTLIDDCLYIVNGERNGSELSTRLKLIGMTDSLDHMKLVRGELPSKTSVDGVYEGLASEDALKTLGINMGNTYKIVSLAAGVEPYYVKITGVYEQKTDNDSYWAETLDSYLNAIFVDYDMVRNDLMPAGRFNAVNIARRYSLGYHTLDMNRISAVTAELEKDDAFYKEAGYAHEFNVADIIGNYTERAEKLTRILWILQIPAMVMLAFYLFMVSQLNVDRERNEIAVFKSRGASSWQIFGMYAAESGILGIVTLVVAPFIGLVLCQFLGVSNGFLEFVNRTGIAAKITGISIIYALLAVVVFFLTTMIPIIPASKLTIVQYKQSRTKVVKMSLWEKCGVDIVLLAVSFGFLYFYTTNITNSIAEGTFEATGELDPLLFIFSTLMILGFGLLFIRIYPYLLRLVYYVLRPFWTPSQYMAITTVCRSQGGKERFLMLFLVMTFSFGLFSANTARAINNNISDRIYYENGADVVMTEYSLSTSEEGGSSAYVETDFSRYEALDGVEIATKVLVNDNVKLRIANKNVADLTLMAIEPDKFAQTAWFRNDLLPIHWWNYCNALVESRSGVIISRGLAEKSNVSQGDIISFKWGGNDSLDTTVMAIVDYWPGLNPNECDFAVMNYNYVRARTELEPYQIWLKMKDGATSEALYKSIEESMLPLESVKDSSQMLISEKTDPSLQGMNGALTLGFIIIMVMTIIGFLIYWILSIKGRTLQFGILRAMGVSFGEIIGILGYEQLLVSGVSIICAFIIGGVTSDLFVPLFQYMYNVNEQIPPYRVAAMQADYIKMYILIAIMLLGGFAILGAIIRKININKALKLGED